One stretch of Xiphophorus hellerii strain 12219 chromosome 21, Xiphophorus_hellerii-4.1, whole genome shotgun sequence DNA includes these proteins:
- the cdk8 gene encoding cyclin-dependent kinase 8: MDYDFKVKLTGERERVEDLFEYEGCKVGRGTYGHVYKAKRKDGKDDKDYALKQIEGTGISMSACREIALLRELKHPNVISLQKVFLSHADRKVWLLFDYAEHDLWHIIKFHRASKANKKPLQLPRGMVKSLLYQILDGIHYLHTNWVLHRDLKPANILVMGEGPERGRVKIADMGFARLFNSPLKPLADLDPVVVTFWYRAPELLLGARHYTKAIDIWAIGCIFAELLTSEPIFHCRQEDIKTSNPYHHDQLDRIFNVMGFPADKDWEDIKKMPEHSTLMKDFRRNTYTNCSLIKYMEKHKVKPDSKAFHLLQKLLTMDPIRRITSEQAMQDPYFLEEPLPTSDVFAGCQIPYPKREFLTEEEPEDKGDKKNQQQQQGNNHTNGAGHTGNPDNSHTQGPPLKKVRVVPPTTTSGGLLISSDYQRSNPHAAYQNPGPSTSLPQSSMGYSSTSQQPPQYSHQTHRY, from the exons GAAGGACGATAAGGACTACGCCCTCAAGCAGATTGAAGGCACCGGTATCTCCATGTCGGCCTGCAGAGAGATTGCA CTGCTGCGGGAGCTGAAGCACCCTAACGTGATCTCGCTGCAGAAGGTTTTCCTGTCGCACGCTGACCGTAAAGTGTGGCTGCTGTTTGACTACGCAGAACACGATCTCTgg CACATTATTAAGTTTCACAGAGCCTCCAAGGCCAACAAGAAGCCACTTCAGCTTCCAAGAGGAATGGTCAAGTCTTTGCTCTACCAGATTCTGGATGGCATCCATTACCTCCACACTAACTGGGTGCTTCACAGAGACCTG AAACCAGCCAACATTTTAGTGATGGGAGAAGGGCCAGAGAGGGGAAGAGTAAAGATCG CGGACATGGGGTTTGCCCGTCTCTTCAATTCACCACTGAAGCCTTTAGCTGACCTCGACCCCGTGGTGGTCACCTTCTGGTACAGAGCGCCTGAACTGCTGCTGGGAGCTCGGCACTACACCAAAGCCATCG ACATCTGGGCGATCGGCTGCATTTTTGCGGAGCTGCTTACATCTGAGCCCATATTCCACTGTCGTCAGGAAGATATCAAGACCAGCAACCCTTACCATCATGACCAGCTGGACCGAATCTTTAACGTTATGGGCTTCCCTGCTG ATAAAGACTGGGAGGACATTAAAAAGATGCCAGAGCACTCCACACTGATGAAAGACTTCAGGAGGAACAC ATACACAAACTGCAGCCTTATAAAGTATATGGAGAAACATAAAGTAAAACCAGACAGTAAAGCATTCCACTTG CTGCAAAAACTGTTGACCATGGACCCCATTCGTAGAATCACTTCTGAGCAGGCGATGCAGGACCCCTACTTTTTAGAAGAACCTCTACCAACCTCTGA TGTGTTTGCAGGCTGTCAGATTCCTTATCCCAAGAGGGAGTTCCTGACAGAGGAGGAGCCAGAGGACAAAGGAGACAAA aaaaaccagcagcagcaacagggaAACAACCACACAAATGGGGCAGGCCACACCGGTAACCCTGACAACAGCCACACCCAGGGCCCGCCACTAAAGAAAGTGCGAGTTGTCCCACCCACCACTACCTCAGGTGGCCTCTTAATATCCTCAGACTACCAG CGTTCGAATCCACATGCTGCCTACCAGAACCCTGGACCAAGCACATCACTGCCCCAAAGCAGCATGGGATACTCCTCTACCTCCCAACAGCCACCCCAGTACTCCCACCAGACCCACCGCTACTGA